GTAGAGCCGGTGGCTGTGCGCGGCGAGCTTCGGGCGGCCCAGGGTGCCACCGGTGTAGAGCACCGTGACGGCCTCGTCCGCTCCCGGCGCGGGCACACCGTCGGGGCGCACTTCCGGGCACTCGGCCTCCAGCGCCAGCAGGTCCGCGCACGGCTGCTCGCAAGGTCCGAGGCTGAGCAGCACAGGGGCGTGGACACTGCGGCCGGCCGCATCGGCGGCCCGCTCCGCGAAGAGGGGGTCGGTGACCACGGCACGCGCCCTGGACTGCTCGACCAGCGCGGCGAGTTCGCCGGGCCCGGGTTCGGGTGGCAGGAACACGACGCGGCAACCGACGAGGTGGACCGCCAGCTGCACCAGGACGGAGTCCACCCGGTTGGCCAGGAACAGGCCCACTCCGTCGCCGGGCTCGAGCCCCTGGCGGCGCAGCGCGTGGCCCAAGCGGAACAGGCGCTGCCTGGCCTCCCGCCGGGTCAGCCGCTGCGTGCCCTGGACGAGCGCCTCGGCATCCTCATCCTGGTGCCAGTGCTCGAGGATGTGGTCCACGTACGTCCACGGCTCATCTGTCTTCTGCGCGTCTATGATCATGAACATATGCAAACATGCCGCTCGGGAACCGTGACCTCACAGGGGGCTCTTTCGGTCATCAGCTGACGGAGTATCATGCCCCTGTCAGCACTCATGTCCCCGGCGGGGTCCACCCAGCCGATTTATGTCAGGCCTGGTCACGCGCTTGAAGGCTCCCGACCCGGTCCCGATCAACGTCATCACCGCGGCCATGTGACCTCGCCCCGGAGCACCGAAACGCGGCGCATCCCGACCAGCGAGACCGAGCCCAGTTCGACGGCTTCGCCTGTGACAACATGTGCGACTCCCCCCTAGTGCGTCCGCTGCCACAAAGCGGCGGGAAGTTGCCTCAGGCGCGATCCGAATGGTGCGTGAGCGGCCGACGGGCATGGCGGCGCCGACGCGCAGGCATGGGTGTGACCGTGCGACCCCGGGGATTCTCAACGTTCGGCGTCAAGGTCCCCTTGTTGCCCTGCGAAGGGCAACAGCGCACGTAATCCAGCTCGGTCCAGGGCATCCTGGACGCACTCGCTCGCCGCAGTGAGCGCAAGGCTGCCCCCGGCGTGGCTCGCGGCGTGCCGGATACCAAGGAGGGTGTAGAGGCTGCCGTTGTCGCACTGTGTGACCCCGGCGAGGTCGATCAGCAGGTGCCGCTGGCCTGCTTCGAGTTCACGGACGACGGTGTCACTGAGCTTACTCACGTTGAAAACGTCCAACTCACCGACCAGCACGAGGGTGAGAAACTGTGGGGTACCGGACAATGTCTCCCTGATAGCCAACCGATCCATGGTCGCATTTTGCGCACCATCGGGGAGAGTCGGCAGCGGGGCAGGGAAAGTGCATCCCAAAGAGTTCGATGCACAGCCGCTTCCACTACATGGGGGCACGGTTAGGGCCGTCGCTGAGCTCATGCCATTGACGTCGACGTTGACGCTCGCGACCCGACGCCTCACTCACCAAGGCCCGTGGTCGCCAAGGCTCGTGGTCATCAGACCCTTGGCCGGTTTTGGCTTCGCGCCCCGTCGCTGGGCAACGGGAGAATCGATGCCTTGGCAGCACCGACGGGACGGGCCCCTGAGACGCGACGTCGTTTTCCGTCCGCGTTTGTGGGGTGGGTGGTTCGATGGCCGGACCGAGTCGGCGCGTGCGGCCAAGTGGGGGTGGACGTGCCGGAATTCGACTTCATCGTGGTGGGCGCGGGCACGTCGGCGCCGGTCTCCATGACCATCCGATCGCCGGCGTCGTGTTCAGTCATGAGTTCAGGGGCCGAAGGTCACCGTCACCACGGGCGCATCGCAGGGCATCGGCGCTGAAGAGGACAGAGCGCTGGGCACTAGACGCCGGATTCGGACGAGCGGCCCCACAGCCTTGGCGGCCCGACAGCCTTGAAAGCCACGCCACGGTTTGCTCGGCGCTGAACACACCGTGTTTGTTCCCCAGGCCGGCCCAGGCCGTGTTCTAGGTACGGGGTGAGTCTTGGGCGGAGAGTTCTTCGGCCAGTTCCATGCAGCGCAGGCGGGCCGGGGAGAAGTCGTAGGGCATCTTGCCAATGGCTTCGAACGCGCTCATGGAGCCAGCCTTCCGCCTGCCGGAGCTGAGGTCGGCCTCGTCCTCGCCGTCATCAGCGGTGGCAGAGTGCAAAGTGTCCCAGGCGTCGAAGAGGGCATCGTCGTCCTTGTCCAGGCCGGACTCCTCGATGGCGGCCTGCAGGGCGCTTTCGAAGGCATGCCGCTCGACGGCCACTTGAGCCACCCGTGGATCATCGACGGCGACACTGTCATCGAGCGCCTCCTCGGCGCCATCGATCCGGTCGGAATCCTCCCGCAGAGAGGGATGCATGGCCAGGACGACGAAGCGGGTCGCCTGGACGGCCGCGCCGAGCGGACCGAAGATCCGCTCAGTGACCAGCAGACTGTCCAGGTCCGCCTGACGCAGGGAGCCATCGGGCAAGCTCTTGAGGCGGTCGGTGACGAAGTCGGAGAGCAGGCCCATCCGGCTGCCTTCGGTGCGCATCCGCTGCACGGCGGTCCGCTGCCGCCGCAATTCGGCCTCCTGTTCAGCGAGGGATTCCTCCAACTGCTCCAGGATGCCCGCGATACCGTCTCCGCTGTCCGCACCGGCGGAATCCGTGCCGGTGACAAAGGCGTCACGGATGTCGTCCAGGGCGATCCCGGCGTCGGCCATCTTGCGAATCCACAGCAGGCGGATCATGTCCTCGTACCCGTAGCGACGACGGTCATCGCCGCCCCGCTCAGGCTCGGGGAGCAGGCCGATCTCGTGGTAGTGGCGAATCGCCCGCGGCGTGCTGCCCGCGAAGGCCGCCGCGTCACCGATCTTGACCTGGCGAGGCGGCATGAAGGACGAATGCATGAGCAGGGGCCTTTCCTCAAGGGACCGGGGCGTAAGTCCACCGGACCACATGCCGCTACGGAAGGTGCAACCCATACACACCGCCCCGGTTCGGCGCTCGCTCCGTCAGGCGGCTCCCTCTGCACAGCACCGCGCCGACGGGCAACCGGCAGCATGCTGGTGTGCCCGGCAGGCCGCCTGGCATGGGTTCTGACGGAAGCAGTGCACGGCCGGGTCGTAGACAGGTGCGATGAAGCGGGTGCCGGTGATGGCGTCAGGGAACGGCGTGCCGGGAGTGGTGGTCAGCGGGATGTAACCAACCCAGGCCTCGATCTCGTCGTCCTTGGGCTGGTCGCGGGCGAACCCGGCACGTACCTTCATCCCGAGAGCCGGCCCGGCACCACGCTCTCCACGACCCGGGGCGCCGCCAGCGGCGGTGGTCATGAACCGGCCGAAGGCCGAGCCGTGCAGCAGCAGTTGGTCGACCTCGCGCATGTGGAGAGTGGGAACGACGACCGGACCGTCGTCGGTGGCGAACCCGGCATGGACCGCGAGCGCCTCGTCCAAGATCGCGTAGACGGCGTCCCGGTCGTAGTTGACCCGTTCGGGATAGCGCTGCGCCGTGGTGTGTGCGGTCGGAGACACGCCTGCGACTGTAAAGCGCCGCCCTGTCGGCAAGGCGGGAGGGCGACACCACCCTCGGCACACGCCACCCGAACGGTCAGGGCGGCAGTGAACGTGCAGTCACTGGCACGCCATCAGGGAAGAGCAGCACGGTGCCGGCCTCCGGCCGTGCCCGCGTACCGCCCTCGGCTGGATGGAGCACAGTCGCGCGCGGGTTCGTGAACCGCGGGTGACTCTGGACGTCCCACCGCGCTCACGTTTCAGGAGTCCTCCCGTGCTGGTTCCAAGCTCCCCGCAGGGCCGCCTGCCTCTTGTCGCTCTGCTGGCCGCCGCTGCCTGCATCACCGGGTTGGTGCAGGCCCCGGCCCAAGCCGCGGATGCCTCCGCCGACGACAACCGCTCAGGCTCACTGCGACGGCAGTTGCAGGAACTGACCACCGCGCCCGGCGGACCGCCCGGTGCGATTGCCGTCCTCAAGCGAGGGTCCCGCACCGAGGTCTACCGGGCCGGCGTTGCCAAATTCGGCACTGATCGTCCGATCAAGGCCACCGACCACATGCGCATCGCCAGTACGGCCAAGGCGTACAGCGGCGCGGTCGCCCTCAAACTCGTCGACTGCGGGAAGCTTCGCCTGAACGACACCATCGGCAAGGTTCTTCCCCGGCTGCCGCGTGCATGGCATCGCGTCACATTGCGGCAGCTCTTGCAGCACACCAGCGGACTCCCGGACTTCAGCATGGACCCGGAGTTTCTGGAGCTGGTGACCGAGGACCCGCGCCGCCACTTCGACTCCCGCCGGCTGCTGGACTTCGTGGCCGGTGAGCCGTTGGCCTTCCGCCCGGGGAGTCGGTACACCTACTCCAACTCCGACAACATCGCCGTGGCACTGATGGCGGAGGCAGTGACCGACCGCCCCTACGAAGACCTGCTCGCCGAGCTCGTGTACCGCCCGTTGGGTCTACGCAGCACCAGCCTGCCGCAGGGCTACCGGATGCCCAAGCCCTACATGCACGGCTACGACGTCACCCCTCCGAATCCGCCCGAGGACCTCAGCGAGGTGCTGAGTGCGTCAGGTGTGTGGGCGTCGGGCGGGATCATCTCGACACCGAAGGACATGACGGCCTTCATCCGCGGCTACGCCGGTGGAAAGCTGATCTCCGACCGGACACGCCATCAGCAGCGGAACTGGGTGAACGGCGCATCCGAACCCGCAGGTCCCGGCACGAACAAGGCCGGTCTGGCCATCTTCCGGTACGCCACCCGCTGCGGTGTGGTGTACGGCCACACGGGCAACTTCCCCGGTTACACGCAGCTGATCGCAGCCACCCCGGACGGCAAGCGGTCGCTGACCGTCTCCCTCACCACCCAGGTCAACAAGAAGAACAAGCCGAAACTCCTTGAGCGGCTGCGGACCGTGGAGGAGAACTTCGTCTGCGCGCTGCTGCGCAAGCAGTAGGCGGGAGGTGCGTGCGCGAAACCGCGGTCTACGGCCTTTCTCAGAGCGGGAGTTGAGGTGAGCGCGGACGAGGCGATTTCCCGGGGCCGCTCCCCCCACGGTCCTCGTTGCGGGCCGACGCCCGCCGGTTCGCCTGCACGAAAGCGCCGGCCGTGAAGATGGCCGTGCCCGCGAAGGAGCTCGCCAGGGCAGGGTTGAGCCAGGACGGCACCACCGGGCTGGCGAACAGGCGGCCGTCGGTCGTTCGGCACATGACGTCCAACGGAATGAACCGCACCTCGTGCTCCAGCACGTGTGCGCCCTGCGGGCCATGGGGGGCCTCCTGGCACTCGCGCATGGGCGTGGAATCCGCACCCTCGCCTACTTCGCTGACAGCGAGGCCAATGGCCAAGAGTCCCAGGAGGTAAAGGGCAGCGGTGACAACGGCGGAGAAGATTGCCATGCCACGTAGGCACGTCGATTCGCTGCCACCGTCAGGTTCGACCATGGAACACACCGTATCGGGGCAGCGCGGCGGCCGGGCAGGGCTCATGGCTTCCCGCAGCACGGCAGTGCGCCAGGGCGCCAGGGCTCACGGCTTCGCGAAGTTCGCCGCACAGATATCCTGCGCAAGAACCGCACCTCGAATCCGTACAACCGGCGCAGGCTTTCGGCGGTCACACCAGGTAGTCCGTACCCCCGTCGACCGAGTGGGAGCCTCCATGTCTTACAGCCGCCGCATCCTGGCATGCGCCGTCGCGGCCGCCGCTGCGGCCACTGCCGGGTTCGTGTTCCCGTCCGGCGCCACCGCTGCCGCACCGAGTACCGCCACGAGC
This Streptomyces sp. NBC_01283 DNA region includes the following protein-coding sequences:
- a CDS encoding serine hydrolase domain-containing protein, which codes for MLVPSSPQGRLPLVALLAAAACITGLVQAPAQAADASADDNRSGSLRRQLQELTTAPGGPPGAIAVLKRGSRTEVYRAGVAKFGTDRPIKATDHMRIASTAKAYSGAVALKLVDCGKLRLNDTIGKVLPRLPRAWHRVTLRQLLQHTSGLPDFSMDPEFLELVTEDPRRHFDSRRLLDFVAGEPLAFRPGSRYTYSNSDNIAVALMAEAVTDRPYEDLLAELVYRPLGLRSTSLPQGYRMPKPYMHGYDVTPPNPPEDLSEVLSASGVWASGGIISTPKDMTAFIRGYAGGKLISDRTRHQQRNWVNGASEPAGPGTNKAGLAIFRYATRCGVVYGHTGNFPGYTQLIAATPDGKRSLTVSLTTQVNKKNKPKLLERLRTVEENFVCALLRKQ
- a CDS encoding STAS domain-containing protein, which encodes MDRLAIRETLSGTPQFLTLVLVGELDVFNVSKLSDTVVRELEAGQRHLLIDLAGVTQCDNGSLYTLLGIRHAASHAGGSLALTAASECVQDALDRAGLRALLPFAGQQGDLDAER
- a CDS encoding MerR family transcriptional regulator yields the protein MHSSFMPPRQVKIGDAAAFAGSTPRAIRHYHEIGLLPEPERGGDDRRRYGYEDMIRLLWIRKMADAGIALDDIRDAFVTGTDSAGADSGDGIAGILEQLEESLAEQEAELRRQRTAVQRMRTEGSRMGLLSDFVTDRLKSLPDGSLRQADLDSLLVTERIFGPLGAAVQATRFVVLAMHPSLREDSDRIDGAEEALDDSVAVDDPRVAQVAVERHAFESALQAAIEESGLDKDDDALFDAWDTLHSATADDGEDEADLSSGRRKAGSMSAFEAIGKMPYDFSPARLRCMELAEELSAQDSPRT
- a CDS encoding pyridoxamine 5'-phosphate oxidase family protein; amino-acid sequence: MSPTAHTTAQRYPERVNYDRDAVYAILDEALAVHAGFATDDGPVVVPTLHMREVDQLLLHGSAFGRFMTTAAGGAPGRGERGAGPALGMKVRAGFARDQPKDDEIEAWVGYIPLTTTPGTPFPDAITGTRFIAPVYDPAVHCFRQNPCQAACRAHQHAAGCPSARCCAEGAA